One genomic window of bacterium includes the following:
- a CDS encoding asparagine synthase C-terminal domain-containing protein → PIKTFSIGFDVKEYNELKYAKIVAEKFGTQHHEFIIQPDIIKCLPKLVWHYNEPFADSSMIPTYYLAKETSNYVKVALNGDGGDENFAGYDRYYQTMVLSKLYSFCKKAGLTSSYVKNLIEKIYQKFPAPFPVRILEWIKEADDFGFGFAYSRRLQSFSDIWKEKIYSPWFKNELKNYNSIEIVDKLWEKNKADNLLEKMLYTDFHLYLPEVLMVKIDIATMANSLEGRSPFLDYKFIETISSFPPELKLKGKISKYILKKKLKGFLPDEILKRGKMGFGVPVGEWFKGELANYLKSIILNKRFFKRNFFEKKYVEEIVQQHISGRVNHSSRLWTLLCFEIWCRIFLDGEQV, encoded by the coding sequence CCTATAAAGACATTTTCAATTGGTTTTGATGTGAAAGAATATAATGAATTAAAATACGCTAAAATTGTTGCAGAAAAATTTGGAACACAACACCATGAATTTATTATCCAACCAGATATTATCAAATGTTTACCAAAACTTGTCTGGCATTATAATGAACCATTTGCTGATTCTTCTATGATTCCAACTTATTATTTGGCAAAAGAAACTTCAAATTATGTAAAAGTTGCCTTAAATGGAGATGGTGGAGACGAAAACTTTGCTGGATACGATAGATATTATCAAACAATGGTATTATCAAAACTTTACAGTTTTTGTAAAAAAGCAGGACTCACTTCTTCATATGTCAAAAATTTGATTGAGAAAATATATCAAAAATTTCCTGCTCCTTTCCCTGTAAGAATTTTAGAATGGATTAAAGAGGCAGATGATTTCGGTTTTGGTTTCGCATATTCAAGAAGATTACAATCTTTTTCAGATATATGGAAAGAAAAAATATATTCTCCTTGGTTTAAAAATGAACTTAAAAATTATAACTCAATTGAAATAGTTGATAAATTATGGGAAAAAAATAAAGCAGATAATTTATTAGAAAAAATGCTTTATACTGACTTTCATCTTTATTTACCAGAAGTTCTAATGGTCAAAATAGATATAGCAACAATGGCAAATTCTCTTGAAGGAAGAAGTCCTTTTCTTGATTATAAATTTATTGAAACAATATCTTCATTTCCACCAGAATTAAAATTAAAAGGGAAAATTTCTAAGTATATTTTGAAAAAAAAATTAAAAGGATTTTTGCCCGACGAGATTTTAAAAAGGGGGAAAATGGGCTTTGGTGTCCCAGTTGGTGAGTGGTTTAAGGGAGAACTTGCAAATTATTTAAAAAGCATAATTTTAAATAAAAGATTTTTCAAAAGGAACTTTTTTGAAAAAAAATATGTAGAAGAAATTGTTCAGCAACACATTTCTGGTAGAGTTAATCATTCTTCTCGTTTATGGACTTTATTATGTTTTGAGATTTGGTGTAGAATATTTCTTGATGGAGAACAGGTATGA